TATCTGTCCCTGATTAAGGAGCTATGTCTATGGGTGTGTATGAGCTGTGAAGTGACTATGAGGCTATAACATCACATCATAGTGGGGGCACTCTTCGATGCGCAAAGTGCTAAGCCCGAGGGACACAGTGAGGAGGGATAATGGAGTGATGGAGGACGGCATAGCCATATTGGCACCGAATATGACTAGCTGTTATACCCCCGGTCGAACAAAGCTCGGCTCGGTCCTCCGCTCCGGTGCCCCCGCTCCCCCCACCTCTTCCGGGGTGCCGGTGAAATCGTCATCAAATCGAATCGATCGCAATCGACTGGCCATTGTTAGGAGGATCAATAAGTACGGAGTTGAATAACGAGCCCGAACGGCCGAGTTTCTCGCTCCTCACCAAACATTTGGCCAGAGTAGTCAGCAAACTCGGGGGGACAACATATGAGAAGTGGGGAACGAACCTCTGTTAAATCAATCCTACTTCCACGGGCTAAAGGATTCTGTTGGAATTTTAAGGCACTACGGATTCACGGAAACGAGAGAATGACATGAATATTTCTTAATTCCACCAATGCTCAACATCTCATTTTCTACCGCCAGAAAAAGTccttcgaaggaaaaaaaacgtctcagCAAATCAAATCCAGCATAAATTCAGTTCAATATCATACAAATGTAATTAGAAtgaattttcctggatttcaaTTCCATCTTCATAACGaaagtgaatttaaaaagattttcttttgagaatcCGCTAAATTTCCATGAACGCTACCATATTTGAAAACTAACAGAACGAAAATTTAATTAAGGGCGAAGGGCGACTTCCTTGGGATAAATTCTCAGAGCCTCTTCCTGAatctggaattttctggagaatgatgaaaaatggtAGGATCAAGGAAGTCTTccaataattcaatttttggaagaaactaATGCCAATTCCATGAGATACAGAAGTTTTCCTTAaagaaatttggagaaaaaccaCTTTTGAACTTTTGAATGCAAACTTccataagagaaaaattagagattTTCCCGGAAATAAtaagatttttctagaaataataagattttttccgaaaagacaatttttagcttattatttcaaattatttaattaaatttcaattattcaaattattattcattattcattcaaattattttttaaactattattttatttcataaattaattttgcaaaattggaTGTAAATCCATAAAAAGTTCGGTTTAAATTCATCTaatcctgctttttttttttcgtttcggaATGGTGCAAAGTGCTGCCGTGAAAGAAGTAACGAAATGTCTCTACTGTTTGTTTGCTATGGAAAGTTTACCACAGCTAGCCAGCTCTAGCTGTCATTGTAGTCGCGATTCACAAAGAAGCTTATAGATCAGAGAGGAGGAAGAGATGTAGGCGGAATCGTAGCACCATCATCAGCAGATGCTATGTGAATGAGTGAGTCCGTGGTCGTAGCGATGACAGGTGGAGGTGaagtgagcgttttttttttccaccacgCCGATGCGATGGGCGGAAGACGTGAATGCATAATGGCCGCCGAATACAACGCCGTTCGTCGTCGTAATGGCCGCGTCTTCGCCACGGATGATTCAACGCCTAACGTAACTCTCATTCAGATTCTTCTCACCACCATCATCACCACCACATCAGCGTCGGCCATCAGCGCCGCCGCTAAATGCTACATACATATCGACACCGCTGATGACACTTCCTGggacgatgatgatgatgatgatgatgatgacgacGACGATCTCAAATCTTCTagcgacccccttcacctccCGAAAAAAACCCCTGGCGAGCGTCAACAACGACGTCAACGATGCGAGCATCACCGTTCCCCGTTCCGTGTGGTGTTCCTTGTCTCCTCATTGCATAGGTGCTGGGTGAATTACTTATGTCAATAGATCAGGCGGCCTGGCGCGCTCCGTTCGTACCCTTACGAACCGAGACCTCAAAACAAcgttaattatttatttgctcagTTATAGACGGTGTGATGTTCTAACGTCGTAACTTAATTGTACGAGGAGGAGGGGAATCCAGGAATGacagacgacgacgacgacgacgaatcGAACGAACCCGAGGCCGAGGTAACCGAGTGAACACGTTCGTGTGTTCGTTCGCCAGTCTTTGCTTAAAGAGATAAGAACGCCTGCCTCGGTGCAACAATGTCACCGCTGCAGAATTCTCGGCCTTTTGCAGGCAACGACGAAGGAATTGACGACTGTGATGAGCGGGTGGGTGGGTGGAAGGGCGGGGGACACTATCAACGAAGTGTCGGGAACACAGCCGAATCACGAACACTGAAACGTctaaaattaattaacaaaTCCAAGATTTTAttgacattttattattattattatcattttattatcattttataacttattttttatttttattatcatttcattattttatttttgattgaaacgtctaaaattaaagaaaaaactaaataaactaAGAAATCCAAGATTTTcttaacattttattttttttccaaatttcaatGATTTATGTTTCCTATTTAACTTACTtcgtattttatttcatataacTAGacattctgtttattttattttattttattctattttttagtttattttatttttcactgaaaattttattaaattgtttttttttgacagcttTCAACAGCTCCTAACATTTATCCACCaacaaacaacgaaaaaactgTGTTATTggacaaaaaattttttttataaaattttaatgaaatttatATACGCCTCTGAATTCTACACTGAATcatatttccttcatttttctctaaataattgaatttttcaaaattttattggcttgttttttgttttgcttgcaCTACATAGCTCCTTcatattttctaaataatttatttttctcaaatttcaatttgGTTTATGTTTCCTGTTTACCTTGTTtcgtattttatttcatataagTAGACGTTCacttagtatttttttttcgttcaaaattcCTGATCCTGGAATGAAGATTAAGAGGAGGAAAATAGTttaactcatttttttcggtttcataaatttcatgaattttaaaaatctacGTAGAAGAAACTGTCTACAAACGtgtttcttgtatttttcttgaaattttactTCCAAAAACTCTGGAGAAGAATTTTAATTCGGCCtgttcacaacaaaaaaattatttcttgattCAGTTTGACTCTTcataaagaggaaaaaatcttattatttattatgaaagtgtttaaattttctaagaaaaccAATCAAAACTGCTCAAGGTACAACTGTAAAACTAACATTCGTTGAAAATCGTGCACGAAGCGAAGAGGTAAACAATTACCACAGCAATTATGTTACAGCAAAACATCGGGGCAATTTTTCAAGTGAAGTGTTCCAATTCTGTTTTTTAAAGCTATGATGGAATTAATTGCATTGTATTTCTAAGTGGAGAATTTccttcccgaaaaaaaaaaactccgaggAAACTCACGCCGTTGAAATTCGCTGAAATAACGTTTGGAAATAAACTTTTAGCTATTAGCTGTTTGTATTtcgggaagaaaaattatgaaggaagaaataaatccCCGGAAACGATTGAAAAAATCTCTGGGTGAGATTAGAATTCGGAGAAAAATTTGTCGCGACACCTTTCATACGTTAACATAGTGGATTTTGAACGATTTTAgtgaaatgtggaaaaaaattcgccTGAAATTCAATTCACTGGGCCTGTACCCTATCAGAACTGAAGCGTTTACAAAAAGGAATTCTCGGGAAATCTGCATTTTTCCCAGGACACCGTGGATTAGCGAGGAATTTATGAGAAATACAGTATTTTCTCTCAAGGACCAAGTTGGGCAAGGTACCTAAAGTATTACTAGGAAGCGCATAGGATCCTGAAAAGTTGTTCTGTGATAAAATCCAGTAAAATGAAGATGTCTACGAGAAAAGCTGCCGAGAAAACCGACCGACATCGTCGAAGGTCGAGGCTGTACGCTTTCTACGAATCTGTGAGGGTATGATGAGAACAAACAACAAGGTTGAGTAGGGAAGGGAAGTCCCGCATCGTTCGGATCGACACCACCACCTCATCGCCGATCCCATTCGCCTTTATATTTGCTCTCGCCATAcgcgtcgtcgtcgtcgtcgaccGTTTGTTTGATGTTTTTGGTGAGGTACTTCGCAGGGTCCGTGCATTTCTATCCCGGGATGATgatgaggaggaggaggagaaggaagaGGTTCCGTGTTCGACGTCACTTCCTCGCCACACATACGCACACGTTGTTGGCGCTGCttatcctcgttttttttctctccattcATCCACCTCACTCTACTTATTCATACAGTGCTGATGCTTGATTCAGGGACTTAAGGATAAGAACTAAACGTAAATGATAGCGGATGTAGTAGGATACACAGACAAAGACATAGACatagacacacacacacatatacgaCATTTGGTTCAGATCCAAAGATCAGGTTTCATTGTGTGTTCCACAATGTGGAAGCCATTATCGTACGGGTCCCTAAACGACTTCTTCATCGCGTAAACAAGAAGCACAGGGGACTAGTTGCATTTACATTGTACAGGTCTTtcatcaacgaaaaaaaaactctctacTCATAGATAGGGAAATAGTATGCATACAGTAACCCTGGTCATGcgaaatcagttttttttttattacaaaaataactCCGGGAAGTCTCATAGAATAGAGAGTATCCTTTCGAAAAAATCCGAATCGATCCATCAATCGATGATCACCGGAtcgaaattaagaaaattaagaTTTTCTTTCGCTTCGCTTATCGTTTCATTCGTGGCTCTTCTTTGCTCCACGAGTCgagagaacaacaaaaaaaaaactccctgcaattacagtaatttcaaggaaaatggaaaatgaaatttcaactAACAACCAGTTACATCTAGAAATGGGGATGCTATAAGAATACGAATACATCAAAGAGCAGAAAGTACAAATTTTTAAGGGTAAGGTTGGaaatttgggaatttttctttatttttctaatcgtTAATAAACGTTATtcaaaagtaataataattttagtaATAGTAATTGAAAGTAAAAGAATAGTAAAGTTATTCGGAGTAAAAAGAAGTAgtaattttaattcatttctgCACTTACTTAGAGAAAAACTATTGAATGTGTAAAGGttgaaatattaattaattatgttGTGTTGTCTAATTAAATACTGTCTAATTAATgctaattaaataaaatgttaaattattaattaatagttaactaaataataaaatgataaatttgtaattaattaatattaattaatgtttattaaattgtataggctaacacgcgttccaaaacctcatcgattacgaattccagtaattAATCCATTAATTAATGTTAACTAAGTAACTAAttaagtaaatataataatgaatttACGGGTTATTATTATCGTAGGTACTAGAGCATAAGTAATACACTCATTCAGACGAGTTCCATATGGTTTCTggataataaaaatgaaataaacaccaAATGTCGTTAATTAGTGGATTGATAATTTGTAGTTGGCGTCGACGTTGACGACGCGCACATATGGTCGAGCAGACGGACGATGCGGTGCGGTCGGTGCGTTACGGGAAGCAATGACCGAGTAAATTGGAGTGGATGGGGCGAAGCTTCTGGATGAGCCACCAGTCTGTTCGTCGTGGATCGTGGATAGGAACGATAGATAGGCTCGGGTTTCTGTGCACACCGAAACATATCTGGTTGAAGTAAAGGAAAATGTTGGGATCATCCATGAAAAAGGAGCAATTTTATCGATTTGATCATAACTGATCACAGAGAGTTCACCTCATTTAATtgcatgttctttttttctagtattttaAAGGCgtcatcaaaatatttttcaaatgtccTTAACCTTAACcttgacattttttaaatgtcctTAACTAGCTCCACTTATTCATTATGAATTACAACCACAACGCACCCCTACGCATTCCTACTAATTTTATATTCATCCATAAAGTCCACGTTACGTCCTCCACCACATAATACTACCATATCCTCCCGTTTCGTTCATTTATAGGTTCACCGACCATTAAAATTCTGTAATTTCCCTGAAACCACCGCCGTATATGTAGAGGCAGAACTTCAATACGTGAACATATCAGAGTACACGAAATCctgctaaaataaaatatattaaaaaataaaatttataaaaaaaaatgcttttctgTTATGAggtacgagaaaaaaattaatttccctTAATTTTGTAcccatgaaagaaaaaagga
The Necator americanus strain Aroian chromosome I, whole genome shotgun sequence genome window above contains:
- a CDS encoding hypothetical protein (NECATOR_CHRI.G4017.T1), which encodes MNIKLVGMRRETRAYLSFLSTIHDEQTGGSSRSFAPSTPIYSVIASRNAPTAPHRPSARPYVRVVNVDANYKLSIH
- a CDS encoding hypothetical protein (NECATOR_CHRI.G4016.T1), which encodes MSESVVVAMTGGGEVSVFFFHHADAMGGRRECIMAAEYNAVRRRNGRVFATDDSTPNVTLIQILLTTIITTTSASAISAAAKCYIHIDTADDTSWDDDDDDDDDDDDDLKSSSDPLHLPKKTPGERQQRRQRCEHHRSPFRVVFLVSSLHRCWVNYLCQ